A window of Limosilactobacillus reuteri genomic DNA:
ACGAATAGCATCCATAAACGAATGATAATGTAAATCGGAAAGAAGTAACTCCCCCAGGGCCTGCATAATTCCAAAGCAAATAATTCCAGTAATTAAATATGCTAAAAGAATTGCTGGACCAGCAGCGTGAATTCCCTTCCCCGATCCGAGAAATAATCCCGTCCCAATTGTTCCACCAAGCGCCATTAATTGAATATGACGACTTTTAAGTTTACGCGTAAATTCTTGTTTTTCTGCCATTGATCCTCTCTCTTCCTCAATAATTGAAGTTTTATTAATCCTAGTTAGGTTTACTAGTCATTACTAAAAAAATCAACTATGATATATAACATTGAAAACCTATTATATACCATTCTTCGTAGAAGGAGAAATAACTTTGCACGCATTAGTTCACTGGATTCCATTTCTTATTTATTTCTTTTCAGGGTCTGTCCTTGTCACCCATAATCACCTTTGGGCAAAATTTTCTAACTTCAGCCAGCATATTACAATTGCAACCTTTTTTATCTATTTAACTGCTATCGACTGGCTTTGTCTAACCCCTTCGATGTTTAATTTTAGTTCTGCTAATAAACTTTTATTTTATTTTCACGGCGTACCATTTAATATCATCCCCCTCCAAGGACTCAGTCAAGAATTTTTCTTAAATATTGTGATGACCTTGCCACTAGGAGTTTATCTTTATTTAATTAATCACCAAATGCCCTTCAGTCGTGCTATTCTCTACGGCTTTTTCTTCAGCTTATTTATCGAGTGTAACCAATTTGTTTGCGACCTTCTTTTCCATATTGGAAGGGTCGCCGATGTGGATGATTTGATTAGCAATACCATCGGAACTACAATTGGTTTTGCAGTAATGATCATACTTGATCAAACGATTTTTCATCAAGTTATTAAACAATTTATGCTAGTAGGTGGAAAATCTGATAAACTGAATAACTGAGGTGGTAAAAGATGATTACAAATGAACAAAGAGCGCATGATATTGCTCTTACCTTACTACAATCCCGAGCAAAAGATCTAAAGCCAATCGAAGCATATCATGAATATGTCAATTCATTATTACCAATCTTAAAGGAGATTGATAAGGATTTTCCCAACGGTATTAAAGAGCACCTTTAATTTCCCGGGAAATTACGACAAAAGCCGAAAGAAAAAGAAATTTTCTTCCGGCTTTTACTATTTCATCCTATATGTATTATACTACCTTGTTGAGATTTCCTTTCTTCTTGTTTTATCAATCCAATTGAACTATGATATTAATGATTTTATTTTTAGGGAGGTTTTTCAATGTTTGAAGAAACTAAAAAGGGCTTTGACTGGTTTAGCTTAATTGTTGGAATCTTATTTATTATTGCTGGAATTGCATCATTCATGCGGCCAGATAAAACCCTTCACTTCTTAGCCATTGTTGCCGGAATTGCTTTTATTTTCCGCGGAATTTATGAATTATGGTTCCGTCAGCGAATTGGTCGGATCTTAGGAGAAACCTCAGGTTGGTTAATTTTTTCTGCAATTTTAGATATTATTTTAGGGATTATTTTCCTTTTC
This region includes:
- a CDS encoding DUF308 domain-containing protein produces the protein MFEETKKGFDWFSLIVGILFIIAGIASFMRPDKTLHFLAIVAGIAFIFRGIYELWFRQRIGRILGETSGWLIFSAILDIILGIIFLFQPSFGVLFIAIIFAIWFILDSITELLSAKFFKEFHREYYWFIVILAILSLVLGVILLFSPLLSAITVVWLVSTFLIVFGIMKLIQAF
- a CDS encoding VanZ family protein, which codes for MKTYYIPFFVEGEITLHALVHWIPFLIYFFSGSVLVTHNHLWAKFSNFSQHITIATFFIYLTAIDWLCLTPSMFNFSSANKLLFYFHGVPFNIIPLQGLSQEFFLNIVMTLPLGVYLYLINHQMPFSRAILYGFFFSLFIECNQFVCDLLFHIGRVADVDDLISNTIGTTIGFAVMIILDQTIFHQVIKQFMLVGGKSDKLNN